The following are encoded in a window of Candidatus Babeliales bacterium genomic DNA:
- a CDS encoding ankyrin repeat domain-containing protein, with protein MVWGVFIFVVFIIYSSAFSSAEPELFPELLGDDDTIIIPEGAPLLSSSSSSDSFLDSFDDSDSDYDEDAFVSFKQVRYPLHCKIMDFDVGQVSVMLLMGHDCNRQDELGKTPLHYACITGCRQIAAELLSYGAQSCVRDNRDAPPLFYAVQNNYWDVVKEFPVEALNSHALFPKEHAFENYTLLEYLVFYNCLERAEFLLNRGANLSLRAVKIAIKKKYDSMVSMFCEHALARRDFSFLVRVLHDYHSNFSIVDCDSSVLLSISERQRISLLNLAVLQKNVHLIKRLLRFGVRTDTIDSHNFIPLFYAIESDDIVLIKLLAATTPRSFLGAALHWAVKCNALGAVAWLLTLGADIDAIEDYCLTPLRRAELLKSDGEDNDSIIALLRAANEQKRRGAYPAARTISRW; from the coding sequence ATGGTTTGGGGTGTCTTTATTTTTGTTGTATTTATTATTTATTCGTCTGCTTTTTCTTCTGCTGAGCCAGAGCTTTTTCCAGAACTGCTCGGCGACGATGATACTATTATTATTCCTGAGGGGGCTCCTTTGTTGTCAAGCTCAAGTAGTAGTGACAGCTTTCTCGATAGTTTTGATGACAGCGATAGTGACTATGATGAGGATGCTTTTGTTTCTTTTAAACAAGTGCGTTACCCATTGCACTGCAAAATTATGGATTTTGACGTTGGACAAGTTTCTGTAATGTTGCTTATGGGGCATGACTGCAACCGTCAAGATGAGCTTGGGAAAACTCCTTTGCACTATGCGTGCATTACTGGCTGCCGTCAAATTGCCGCAGAGCTATTATCTTACGGAGCACAAAGTTGTGTGCGTGATAATCGCGACGCACCTCCTCTCTTTTATGCGGTGCAAAATAATTATTGGGATGTAGTAAAAGAGTTTCCTGTTGAGGCTCTTAATAGTCATGCGTTATTTCCAAAAGAGCATGCATTTGAAAATTATACTTTATTGGAATATCTGGTTTTTTATAATTGTTTAGAGCGTGCTGAATTTTTACTTAACCGAGGTGCAAACTTAAGCTTGCGTGCAGTTAAAATAGCAATCAAGAAAAAGTATGATTCTATGGTTAGTATGTTTTGTGAGCATGCACTTGCTCGACGAGACTTTTCTTTTCTTGTTCGTGTGCTTCATGATTATCATAGTAATTTTTCGATCGTTGATTGTGACTCATCGGTGCTGCTAAGCATTTCGGAGCGGCAAAGAATATCTCTGCTTAATCTTGCTGTTCTTCAAAAAAATGTACATCTTATCAAAAGACTTTTGCGGTTTGGTGTGAGAACTGATACTATTGACTCCCACAACTTTATTCCTTTATTTTACGCTATTGAAAGTGATGATATTGTCTTGATTAAGTTACTTGCTGCAACAACCCCCAGATCTTTTTTAGGCGCGGCTTTGCATTGGGCTGTTAAGTGTAATGCTCTTGGTGCTGTTGCGTGGTTACTGACCCTTGGCGCAGATATTGACGCGATTGAGGACTATTGCTTAACGCCGCTGCGCCGTGCTGAGCTTTTGAAAAGCGATGGGGAAGATAATGACAGTATAATTGCATTACTCAGAGCTGCCAACGAACAAAAAAGGCGTGGCGCGTATCCGGCAGCTCGTACGATATCGCGATGGTGA
- a CDS encoding ankyrin repeat domain-containing protein codes for MKKCNKIAKRILFVIVLFCSSFEFLSILHGAAINQNDFKIHEYCWDSKKDLSFIKAYVEGLGLSNNDLADYLNKRDFRRYSALDYAIMRVREYPAQAKNADLDVVLFLISRGADPSPCFITALVPWFRPEVAQLLSPMCFFSAYLYTDYQGISLIHRVAQFNRDGDSLCFIVQELKKYGISPLASFNACDGGGLTPLHFAASQGMLNNIITLVENGAEVNARDSHGNTPLHLAAKNGLAYIVRSLIMNGANRFAVNIFGQTPMSFAKLSGNQKVIDLLGEQSSGNECQDDNPLYGDTHAAPKKPKRPRANGFTASYSNLESLLQSLEAEKSDSQTESSEPAKTDERDAMLEALLGGLCI; via the coding sequence ATGAAGAAATGTAATAAAATAGCTAAGCGAATCTTATTTGTTATCGTCCTCTTTTGTAGTAGTTTTGAGTTCCTTTCAATATTGCATGGTGCTGCTATTAACCAAAATGATTTCAAAATTCATGAATATTGTTGGGATTCAAAAAAAGACCTCAGCTTTATCAAGGCTTATGTTGAAGGCTTGGGTCTTTCTAATAATGATTTGGCTGACTATTTAAATAAACGTGACTTTCGTCGCTACAGCGCTCTTGATTATGCAATTATGCGTGTGCGTGAATATCCTGCCCAGGCTAAGAACGCGGACCTTGATGTGGTATTGTTTCTTATTAGCAGAGGAGCTGACCCTTCTCCTTGTTTTATCACAGCCTTGGTGCCCTGGTTTAGGCCAGAGGTTGCGCAGCTTTTGAGTCCTATGTGTTTTTTCTCGGCGTACCTTTATACTGATTACCAGGGAATCAGCTTAATTCATCGCGTAGCACAATTTAATCGTGATGGCGATTCTCTGTGCTTTATTGTTCAGGAATTAAAAAAATATGGTATTTCTCCGCTGGCATCATTTAATGCATGTGATGGTGGAGGTTTGACGCCCCTTCATTTTGCTGCCTCTCAAGGGATGCTTAATAATATTATTACCTTGGTAGAAAACGGTGCTGAAGTTAATGCTCGAGATTCTCATGGCAATACGCCGCTTCACTTAGCTGCCAAAAACGGTCTTGCTTACATTGTGCGGTCACTTATTATGAATGGTGCTAATCGATTTGCCGTAAATATTTTTGGTCAAACACCAATGAGCTTTGCAAAGCTTAGTGGCAATCAAAAGGTAATAGATCTTTTGGGTGAGCAATCATCAGGTAATGAGTGCCAGGACGACAATCCTTTGTATGGAGACACGCACGCAGCACCAAAAAAACCAAAAAGACCCCGAGCAAATGGGTTTACAGCGAGTTACTCAAATCTGGAAAGTCTTTTGCAGTCTCTTGAAGCCGAAAAATCTGATAGTCAGACAGAATCAAGTGAGCCAGCAAAAACTGATGAGCGTGATGCTATGCTTGAGGCGCTCCTTGGTGGCTTGTGTATTTAG